Proteins found in one Hevea brasiliensis isolate MT/VB/25A 57/8 chromosome 18, ASM3005281v1, whole genome shotgun sequence genomic segment:
- the LOC110649065 gene encoding proline-rich receptor-like protein kinase PERK7: MASASPPDSPPSPPPPTSSNSPPPSSSPPPPSSSSPPPPSSSPPPSSSSPPPPPPPNNSSPPPPSDDSPPPSNQSPPPPSDSNSSPPPPTNSNSSPPPPSSSSKKSPPPPSNNNDDDNNFSPPPPPPPNSSSSKSPPPPPRSISPTSSSTSGSGINVVPIVIGVVVGVAVVLLLASLAFLCTGKKRKKKRLEYDYYTEQSPGNNGGNFYNASTPQRPANNWQNGNQFKADKMGNLPPPPGTHGAWQTPSPPPPPPPGPQPPHSPGAVVSGSDMSSNFSGPHGPALPPPHPSVALGFTQSSFSYEELAAATSGFSQANLLGQGGFGYVHKGVLPNGKEIAVKSLKAGSGQGDREFQAEVEIISRVHHRHLVSLVGYCIAGGQRLLVYEFLPNSTLEYHLYGRGLPAMDWSTRIKIAMGSAKGLAYLHEDCHPRIIHRDIKAANILLDHNFEAKVADFGLAKLSSDNYTHVSTRVMGTFGYLAPEYASSGKLTEKSDVFSFGVMLLELITGRRPVDINSDTDESLVDWARPLCASAVDSRNFVELADPRLEGNYDPAEMARMVACAGASIRHSARRRPKMSQIVRALEGDVSLEHLNEGVKPGQSTLFSSSSSEYDNSSYSADMKKFRKVVMENNSQEYPSSEYGHTSEYGLNPSSSSSEELDKSTEIQERRRIP, from the exons ATGGCTTCTGCCTCGCCGCCGGATTCTCCaccttctcctcctcctcctacGTCATCAAATTCACCACCTCCATCATCTTCACCACCTCCACCTTCATCATCATCACCTCCACCACCATCATCATCACCCCCTCCATCGTcatcatcaccaccaccaccaccaccaccaaatAACTCCTCCCCTCCACCACCAAGTGATGACTCCCCACCACCTTCAAATCAGTCTCCGCCACCTCCAAGTGACTCAAATTCTTCACCCCCACCACCAACTAACTCAAATTCTTCACCGCCACCACCttcctcttccagcaaaaagtcaCCTCCACCGCCATCaaataataatgatgatgataACAATTTTTCACCGCCACCACCCCCACCTCCAAATTCATCATCATCcaaatcaccaccaccaccaccacgatCAATATCGCCTACATCCTCAAGCACATCTGGGAGTGGAATTAACGTTGTACCCATAGTAATTGGAGTCGTAGTAGGGGTGGCGGTGGTGCTGCTGCTTGCCTCCCTTGCATTCCTGTGTACAGgcaaaaagagaaagaagaagaggttAGAGTATGATTACTACACAGAGCAATCTCCTGGAAACAACG GTGGTAATTTCTACAATGCTTCAACTCCTCAACGTCCTGCTAATAACTGGCAGAACGGGAATCAGTTCAAAGCTGACAAAATGGGTAATCTACCTCCACCTCCTGGTACACATGGAGCCTGGCAAACGCCATCGCCACCGCCACCTCCACCGCCTGGTCCGCAACCACCACATTCTCCTGGTGCAGTTGTATCTGGCAGTGATATGAGTTCCAATTTCTCAGGCCCACATGGTCCAGCCTTGCCTCCTCCGCACCCATCCGTGGCTCTCGGGTTCACCCAAAGCAGCTTCAGCTATGAAGAGCTAGCGGCAGCGACTTCTGGGTTCTCTCAGGCTAACCTATTAGGCCAGGGAGGGTTCGGGTATGTGCACAAGGGGGTGCTGCCTAATGGAAAGGAAATTGCAGTGAAAAGTTTGAAAGCTGGCAGTGGACAAGGAGATCGCGAATTTCAAGCTGAAGTTGAGATTATTAGCCGCGTCCATCATCGCCACCTTGTCTCCCTTGTCGGCTATTGCATTGCAGGTGGTCAGAGGCTGCtggtttatgaatttttacccaatTCCACCCTCGAATATCACCTTTATG GTCGTGGTCTCCCAGCCATGGATTGGTCCACTAGGATAAAAATTGCCATGGGATCAGCCAAAGGACTTGCTTACTTGCATGAAGACT GCCATCCTCGCATTATCCACCGAGATATTAAAGCTGCAAATATTTTGCTTGATCATAATTTTGAAGCCAAG GTGGCAGATTTTGGGTTGGCTAAGCTATCTTCAGACAATTACACTCATGTATCAACCCGTGTGATGGGAACTTTTGG ATACTTGGCTCCTGAGTATGCATCAAGTGGCAAACTTACTGAGAAGTCTGATGTTTTCTCTTTTGGTGTCATGTTACTGGAACTCATAACGGGACGCCGCCCTGTGGATATCAATTCAGATACGGACGAGAGTTTAGTAGACTGG GCTAGACCTTTATGTGCCAGTGCAGTGGATAGTCGAAACTTCGTAGAGTTGGCGGATCCGCGTCTGGAAGGCAACTACGATCCTGCCGAAATGGCTCGCATGGTAGCATGTGCTGGTGCATCCATTAGGCATTCAGCAAGGAGAAGGCCAAAAATGAGCCAA ATTGTTCGAGCACTAGAAGGTGATGTCTCGCTGGAACACTTGAACGAAGGGGTGAAACCTGGCCAAAGTACTCTGTTCAGTTCTTCTAGTTCCGAGTATGACAATTCCTCGTACAGTGCAGACATGAAGAAGTTTAGGAAGGTGGTAATGGAGAACAACAGCCAGGAATATCCAAGCAGCGAATATGGTCACACAAGCGAGTATGGGCTCAACCCTTCTTCCTCAAGTAGTGAAGAATTAGACAAGAGTACTGAGATACAGGAACGAAGGCGCATTCCTTGA
- the LOC110649063 gene encoding coatomer subunit gamma-2, translated as MAQPLIKKDDDRDDEAEYSPFLGIEKGAVLQEARVFNDPQLDPRKCSQVITKLLYLLNQGETFTKIEATEVFFAVTKLFQSRDIGLRRMVYLMIKELSPSADEVIIVTSSLMKDMNSKTDMYRANAIRVLCRITDGTLLTQIERYLKQAIVDKNPVVASAALVSGIHLLQTNPEIVKRWSNEVQEAVQSRAALVQFHALALLHQIRQNDRLAVSKLVTSLTRGTVRSPLAQCLLIRYTSQVIRESAANTQTGDRPFYDFLEGCLRHKAEMVIFEAARAITELSGVTSRELTPAITVLQLFLSSSKPVLRFAAVRTLNKVAMTHPMAVTNCNIDMESLISDQNRSIATLAITTLLKTGNESGVDRLMKQITNFMSDIADEFKIVVVEAIRSLCLKFPLKYRSLMNFLSNILREEGGFEYKKAIVDSIVILIRDIPEAKESGLLHLCEFIEDCEFTYLSTQILHFLGNEGPKTSDPSKYIRYIYNRVHLENATVRAAAVSTLAKFGALVDPLKPRIFVLLRRCLFDSDDEVRDRATLYINTLGGDGQVVETDKDVQAFLFGPLDIPLVNLETSLKIYEPSEEPFDINSVPKEVKSQPLAEKKAPGKKPTGLGAPPAGPPSTVDAYERLLSSIPEFSNFGKLFKSSAPVELTEAETEYAVNVIKHIFDGHVVFQYNCSNTIPEQLLENVIVIVDASEAEEFSEVASKPLRSLPYDSPGQTFVAFEKPEGVPAVGKFSNMLRFIVKEVDPTTGEAEDDGVDDEYQLEDLEVVAADYMMKVGVSNFRNAWEGMGADFERVDEYGLGPRESLAEAVSAVISLLGMQPCEGTEVVPSNSRSHACLLSGVFIGNVRVLVRLQFGIDGPKEVAMKLAVRSEDESVSDAIHEIVASG; from the exons ATGGCTCAGCCTCTCATAAAGAAAGATGACGACCGCGACGACGAAG CGGAGTATTCTCCCTTTTTGGGGATTGAGAAGGGAGCTGTTCTTCAGGAAGCAAGGGTTTTTAATGATCCTCAGCTTGATCCAAGAAAATGCTCTCAG GTCATCACAAAGCTTCTTTATCTTTTGAACCAAGGAGAAACATTCACTAAG ATTGAAGCCACAGAAGTTTTCTTTGCTGTGACAAAGCTTTTCCAGTCGAGAGATATAGGTTTGAGGAGAATGGTCTATTTGATGATAAAGGAATTATCCCCATCAGCAGATGAG GTTATCATTGTCACAAGCTCCCTTATGAAAGACATGAATAGCAAGACTGATATGTACCGTGCAAATGCTATTCGTGTGCTTTGCCGGATAACAGATGGAACCCTACTCACCCAAATTGAGCGATATTTGAAACAAGCAATTGTTGACAAGAATCCAGTAGTTGCTAGTGCAGCTTTGGTTAGTGGGATCCATTTACTCCAG ACAAACCCAGAGATAGTGAAGAGGTGGAGTAATGAGGTTCAGGAAGCTGTGCAATCAAGAGCTGCCCTTGTACAGTTTCATGCATTGGCATTGCTCCATCAG ATACGACAGAATGATCGACTAGCTGTCAGTAAGTTAGTTACCAGTTTGACCAGGGGAACTGTTCGCTCACCACTTGCCCAATGCCTGTTGATACGTTATACTAGTCAG GTTATTCGTGAGTCAGCTGCTAACACACAAACAGGGGACCGCCCTTTCTATGATTTTCTTGAAGGTTGTCTACGCCATAAGGCTGAGATGGTGATTTTTGAGGCTGCTAGAGCTATTACAGAGCTTAGTGGAGTGACAAGCCGAGAACTGACTCCAGCAATCACTGTTCTCCAGCTCTTTTTGAGTTCTTCCAAACCTGTGCTGAGATTTGCAGCAGTCCGCACTTTGAACAAG GTGGCCATGACTCATCCTATGGCGGTCACTAACTGCAACATTGATATGGAGAGTTTAATTTCTGACCAGAACAGAAGCATTGCCACACTTGCAATCACAACACTGCTTAAGACAGGAAATGAATCAGGTGTGGATCGCCTGATGAAGCAAATAACAAATTTCATGTCAGATATTGCTGATGAGTTCAAAATTGTTGTGGTGGAAGCCATAAGGTCACTGTGTTTGAAGTTTCCCTTGAAGTATAGATCACT AATGAACTTTTTGAGCAATATCCTTAGAGAAGAAGGTGGATTTGAGTATAAAAAGGCAATTGTAGATTCCATAGTGATCCTCATTAGAGATATCCCTGAAGCAAAGGAAAGTGGGTTGCTTCATTTGTGTGAGTTCATTGAAGATTGTGAATTTACATACCTTTCAACACAG ATACTCCATTTCCTGGGGAATGAGGGGCCAAAGACCTCAGATCCCAGCAAATATATACGCTACATCTACAACCGTGTGCATCTTGAGAATGCTACTGTTCGGGCTGCTGCAGTGAGCACATTGGCAAAATTTGGTGCTTTAGTTGATCCATTGAAG CCGCGCATTTTTGTTCTGCTGAGACGCTGCCTCTTTGACAGTGATGATGAG GTTCGTGATAGGGCAACACTTTATATTAATACACTTGGTGGTGATGGTCAAGTTGTTGAAACTGATAAAGACGTACAAGCCTTTCTCTTTGGTCCACTAGATATCCCGCTAGTTAACCTGGAGACAAGTTTGAAAATTTAT GAACCTTCAGAAGAACCTTTTGATATTAATTCTGTGCCAAAGGAAGTTAAGTCTCAGCCACTTGCAGAGAAGAAAGCCCCAGGCAAGAAGCCGACTGGTCTTGGTGCACCTCCAGCTGGTCCTCCATCTACTGTTGATGCTTATGAAAGACTTCTTTCCTCCATCCCAGAGTTCTCAAACTTTGGGAAGCTTTTCAAG TCTTCGGCACCTGTGGAGCTTACAGAGGCAGAGACGGAATATGCTGTTAATGTTATTAAGCACATTTTTGATGGCCATGTTGTGTTCCAGTACAATTGCAGCAACACAATACCAGAGCAATTACTAGAAAAT GTTATTGTTATTGTGGATGCTTCTGAAGCAGAGGAATTCTCTGAGGTAGCATCCAAGCCTTTAAGATCTCTTCCTTATGATTCACCTGGACAAACTTTTGTGGCATTTGAGAAGCCAGAGGGAGTCCCAGCAGTTGGAAAGTTTTCGAACATGTTGAGATTCATTGTTAAAGAG GTTGATCCAACTACTGGCGAAGCAGAGGATGATGGTGTAGATGATGAATACCAACTTGAGGACCTGGAGGTGGTTGCAGCAGATTACATGATGAAAGTGGGGGTCTCCAATTTCAGGAATGCATGGGAAGGCATGGGCGCTGACTTTGAGCGTGTGGATGAATATGGCCTTGGCCCAAGGGAGAGCTTGGCTGAAGCTGTTAGTGCTGTCATCAGCCTTCTTGGCATGCAGCCCTGTGAG GGCACAGAGGTTGTCCCAAGCAATTCAAGGTCACACGCATGCCTACTGTCTGGTGTTTTCATTGGCAATGTGAGAGTTCTAGTGCGGTTGCAATTTGGAATTGATGGTCCAAAGGAGGTTGCAATGAAACTGGCTGTCAGATCTGAAGATGAATCTGTCAGTGATGCCATCCATGAGATTGTAGCAAGCGGCTGA